A single window of Symphalangus syndactylus isolate Jambi chromosome 4, NHGRI_mSymSyn1-v2.1_pri, whole genome shotgun sequence DNA harbors:
- the LOC129481248 gene encoding uncharacterized protein — protein MPAPRHLTQRAPGQRFQGKSRRLQAGVPGILPWCGRERGEPGRGGCGRWRRPRTGPVLGRGDPPGRASRRSGQVGGGEGGGRGSRSKTELRLRALRQQPLEDTVETQGGFIWVCKHPGPRLRFGSADPLLPRLARPHSARLVTARATCPRTLLRDGQKTWGSR, from the coding sequence ATGCCAGCACCCCGTCATCTCACCCAAAGGGCGCCAGGCCAGAGATTCCAGGGGAAAAGTCGCCGGCTGCAGGCGGGTGTCCCAGGAATTCTTCCATGGTGCGGGCGGGAGCGCGGCGAGCCGGGGCGCGGCGGCTGCGGGAGGTGGAGGCGACCCCGGACTGGGCCGGTCCTGGGGAGAGGGGATCCCCCAGGCCGCGCGTCCCGCCGTTCAGGCCAGGtagggggtggggaaggaggaggaagaggatcccGAAGCAAGACAGAGCTGAGGCTCAGAGCTCTCAGGCAGCAGCCTCTGGAGGACACCGTGGAGACCCAAGGCGGCTTTATTTGGGTCTGCAAACACCCGGGGCCCCGGTTAAGATTTGGCAGTGCCGACCCGCTCCTCCCCCGCCTTGCACGACCGCACTCCGCGCGCCTTGTCACTGCGAGGGCTACCTGTCCTCGCACACTCCTCCGCGATGGCCAGAAAACGTGGGGCTCGAGATAA